TCTAGGGTTAGATTATAGAGGCTTGAGTCCCTAACCCTTAAAAtgcactttttttaaataaaaaaaaaataattaacctTGGTCTTACTCATCAGCCCAAGAATCTTCCACATCCATCCAAACTTGAATTTTGCAAAACCATGCGAGTGAGCAAAATGATCATCTTATTCTTAATGAGTCCACACCATACCTAATGGTGCATTCAAGATTATGGTACACCCAAATCTTCTACCTTGGTCATATATAAATGCAAGCATATAATTGCTTAAGTGAGGGCTACCCAAACCTAAAGAATAACTAGCTCCCATAGAATTACAaagaattttataattgatcatcatccattaaaaaaaaaataattatactccAATATTTTATGATAACTAAGATAAGATAAAGTAAGAAGCTAGTATCTAAGACCGATATACCATTCATACtatttcttataaataattgatatcCCAATATAGAAACTGACAATAATCAAttggattattttttgttgGTTAAGTTATGAATCCACTTTTTCATTTATCCCTTGATATTTCTTTATCTATTAAGATAAACATCAAGTTCCAAATTAATGGAACTACCAAGTATCAATACTTTGGATCATCCAAGGGGATATATATGATTGTCTCACTTAAGAGATCTCATGGTGTAAATGTTGAAAATGTCTATAATAAACCATTGAATCAATGACTATCcaagattttgaaaatatatgatttcTTTGAAATCTTATTAgtataaaacttaaaataaccACAAACTCAAACAATAATGCAGTATCTTCTCAAGATTAGGAATAAATGCAGTAGCGGTTTAGGAAATGAAGCGTATTCAAATGACAACATTAGTGATGTATTCTTCATAGTTCATGTTTAATGTCTTTTTATGATATACTAGCACATCCACTTCAAAGTCCAACTTTAATGACAGCTAACTCATCCCATTAATCAGGAGGGTAATACCATACAACTATCATTGAGTTGCCCAAACTCATGAAATGCCTTGAATAACTTATTAAAAGAGACccataatttgaatattttatgtaaCCATTCATACAAACAGACTATGTAAAATGAAACCTTATGAAGCAAATTTCTCATAATATGATGCTCAATAGGGCAAATGATGAAAATAGTAACGTGCAAATAAATGTcattattaatatatgataaatgTTTCCGAAAATAACATTTGTTTTCTTGGGCAAACTCTAACAATCTCCTCCCTGTATATATAGATGGAGTAATTATACCATAGCTAGCCTCATTTCTAACTTAATTATTTCATCAGCCTAATCCTAGCGCCTTGCACCCCCATTAATTACTTCGAAAAAAGGACACTTAAATACCACTCCCCCAAAACCAAGATAACATGTCCAACCCTCCATCCCAAAGCTCATAGCTTTCAACACAATTCTCCCACTCCCAACCTACACACTCAAAGTTCAAGCCTGAATTCATTGATGAAGGAGTAAACCACTCCCCAATCTCTGCATTTGAGCTCCAATTACCACTTTCACTTCCCTCACTAGCTCTTACCTTCTCTGGGTCCATTTCAAGGCTTTCTATCTCCTTACTAATAGTGACATTCTGTCTCTTCTCTTTAGGGGTCATAGCCCCATTTGGATCCATAACCCCACCTTCCAGAAAGTTATCAAGGCACATTATTTCACTACCTTGCTCTTCAAATGGTCCCAACACTCCTGTTTTTCTCGCCTCATTTGAATACAACCCGACATTGCTTGTAGTAACTTCACCTGCAGACAGTGCTACACTTTGTGTCTCCTCAAATTGATCCATTATGCTTACCCCGCTTTCCATACAAGAGCCTTGCACACCAAGCTGGCTTCTTCTGTCCCCTCCTTCATTTGAGTCTAAAGACTCCAAACTCATTTTTTCACCCGTTTCCTCAACTTTCCCAGTAATGGTACTAAGTATGGTTCCTTTTTCTTTGGCAAGCACCTCACTCACTGCACCAATTCCTGGCTTCCTGAGTGGCATTTCAACGATGGAGGGCGCGGTCTTTTTGCTTGTGCTGAACCTTGATCGGCTTTTTCGCTTGCCCTTTTGTTTGTTTGAGCCATCTGTCTTGACCATGGGTGGGGAGGAGGGTATGGATTCAGTACTGGGCCTGGTGAAGCTGATGATTCTTCTGCTCAAGTGAGAGTTCCAGTAGTTCTTTATCTCATTATCTGTTCTTCCAGGCAAATGACCAGCTATCAAAGACCACCTACAGCAATCAAACCCGACTAATTAAAGGATAAAAATGATTGATCTTCCTGCTAAATCATACAGTGAATGATTATTAGCTAGGAAAGTAACTCTGCATTTATATCTTGGAAGATTACTCATCCAAATATTAACCGTCTCTCCAATAATTGGGTAGAGGACTAAGCAGAAGGTGTGCTCAAACTTTGCCAGCTCCACTATGATTTCACCAACTGTTGACACAGAAGGGCTATGTGCATTAATATAGGTAGGGATGGGGGTGCTGCCAAAAATTGAAGCGTAGTCCGTATCATTTACCTCAACAAACAGATGATCCGACTCTGTGAGCTCATGTTCAACTTGCAGATAAGGAAAAAGGATAAATGAACGAGAAGGCGTTACTGGGCATTATTGTTGTAAACCCTTCTGCGCCATACCAGTACTGATACTCACATGAGCTCAGCTGGATCAATTATCAGCAGATTAAATTATGGAGAAATGAGTACATCTATATTTGGGCAATTTGAATGGACACATACTCCATTCAATTGTTCGTAGAAGTCTAGCAGAAGTTCAAAAGCAACCCCATGATTGAGTGGCATGCATGTCATTGGTGGAAAAATGGGGAAGGGAAAGTGCTCTTTTGAAGACTTTATTTGTTTCCTTGGAAAATGAAATCAGGGAAAAGAAGAGGATATTCATAATTTACTTTGCTCTGGGAAAAGCCggggaaaaatagaaaaagaaagaggaagaagaagaagaaagagtaAAATTCTAGAACATACCTGTTACCCCAAGAACTATGCAACTTCACGATGGTATCTTCCTCTTCAGCAGTTATGTTGCCTCTCTTCAAGTCATCTCTCAGGTAGTTAACCCATCTCAGTCTGCAACTCTTCCCACACCTTAACAAACCTTCAAAAAATCATCCcaagtgaaaaataaatcatcAACTGTTCCAAATCCCCCCtccccaaaaaaaattaaaacccagTTGAAAAACAGCTTTCCAGACATGGGAAACCACTTATTTTTATACCAGCATTTTTGGGCAGTGACCTCCAGCATCCTTCTCCATTGGCTTGAATGTACTTCCTCAAGATCTCATCTTCTTGCTCTGTCCATCTTCCCTTTTTCAACCCCATTTTCTCACAACATGGTGCTCTCCCCATTCTTTTACCCCCAGAGACAGACTTATCAGGTTGGTTGTAACGCCTCTGAGGAGCtatagcatatatatatatatatatataggggaCTTTTGTCAATAGtatggtaatttaaaaaagttatgcttgaattattgtagtagaagaagttattatatatatatatatatatatatataggggaCTTTTGTCAATAGtatggtaatttaaaaaagttatgcttgaattattgtagtagaagaagttattacaaatatatggtaatTTTTACCACCTCggagagaggagataggagagagggtgaacggataaattttttttaaaccaaaatcatcttttcaaatttcaaaagacgaaatcgtcttttcaaaagacaaatcgtctctttaagagacgaattacatgaaaaaaatatatatatatttttaaaaaattccccatttattaaaaaaaaaaaaggaaaaaaaaaattcctcaagggaactcgtctcttcaaaagacgagttcccatgaaaacaaatatatatatatatattttaaattcccaaattatagaaaaaaaaaacaattcctcaagggaatttttaatttgggaattttttttaatttgggaatttttaaaaaatatatatattttttttcatgggaactcgtctcttcacagagacgagtttccttgaggaattgttttttttattatttttattttataatttgggaatttatatatatatattcatggaactcatctcttgaagagacgagttcccttgaggaatttttttttttaataatttgggaatttttaaatatatatatatataatatatattttcatggaactcgtctcttgaagctcccttgaggatttttttttttttaatttgagaatttttttaaaaaaaatatattttttttccatgggaactgttcccttgaggaatttttttttcatgggaactcgtctcttcaagagacgagttcccttgaagaattgttttttttcttctttaataatttggaaattttttgaaaaaaatatatatattttttttcatggaactcgtctcttgaagagacgagttcccttgaagaattatctttttttttttttaatttgggaatttcttttttctatgggaactcgtctcttgaagagacaagttcccttgaagaattgtttttttttttaataatttgggaatttttttaaaaaataattttttttttcatggaactcgtctcttaaagagacgatttcccttttaaatttttttaaaatcatcttttgaaaagacgatttcgttttagaaatttgaaaagatgattttgattttaaaaaaaatttatccgttcaccctctctTCTCTCTCCTAACTCCTCTTTCCTAGTTGGTAAAAACtatcatatatttgtaataacttcttctattACAATGATTTAAacataactttttaaaattatcgtattattgagaaaagtcctATATATAGGGGAAGAGAGTGAGAGAGACATAAAGGGTCAGGGTCAAGGCTCAGGGGTTGTCCCTAGAGAAGCGGTAACAAGAAGTGCCACGAGTGTCGAATGGACTCAATTGACGTGGCTTGTCAACTATGGATAGCCCTGGCCCCTTTTCATTTGCCCAAGTTGGTGCTCCACAACATTCCCTCGTGCGACAAATTGCTTACAGCATGAAAAATGCTGTTACTTTTCTTCCCCTATGCgtttgaaagtaaaattaattaattatatggaAAATTATAGGATTCGAAATTGGTACTTATCTGAATATACAATTCAGACAATTGAACttgtataataaataaaatctatgtctctaaataataagattacgatacaaaataataaaactagtactaagaaaaaaatatagaagaataataaacttaatacaaaataataaaacttaaattcacacttaatatatatatataattaattttttgagtttataaaaaaatgttcaaaggaatttattgaaataattttaaaaagaaatattagtGAATCTCACtacaatattttgattaattttagtcattttttttactaaagcATATTCAAAgaatgtaataatttttattataatcttgggatcttttttttttttttcccaaataacTAAATTTACATGGATTGAAAGTaatcaaacattttacttaacACATGAGATCTTACCATTACTAAAACctcaaaaaatatctaaatataAACTGATAATAAGAGcttgataattattatttatatttgaaagtatattattaaaagcaatactattttttattgttaaaactATGATATTATGAGAAGAGAAATATAGGgatggaaaataataaaatgagatTTAACATGGTTGAGGTTAGAGTTGTAATTTGGATGGATTAGAAGGTTAAGTCATgttcattaattattaatttaataaactaaaatttcaacatttaacaatatttttaattaaataaaaagaataaatttattagtttaagataattaaaaagtgATAATCCTAACCTAAGATATTAAAAAGTGACAAATGTTAAGAGTTTATTTCTGATttggtttatattttttaaaccaaataaataatataagggTTCAAGTTTCACAGGTTGTCAACACTAATATTTTGAGGCAGATATTTTTCTAAACCTAGCCTAGCCTGCATCATAAGTTGCAGCCCTATTCAACCTTACATCCATTTTCCtatgattataataattttatttttgaaaattcagaGTGcaagattttcattttcctttcaaaaaatcataattatataaggtatatatttcttttaaatatttccaGAGACAGTCGTACATAAGTCAAGTGTCGTAAATTCTAATAAACCAGCCAAACTGCTTTCGACAGACGACTTAACATAGGAGAGTCTGAATGTAAAttaagatttagatttaaatctTGGGACCATTTACTcgaaggctatgtttggttcccggaaaatttgagggaaaatgtgaggaaaagaaaatacaaaggaaaagtagaaggaaaaaaaaaatgaaggaaaataaaaaaatagattaaaagttgataaattatttttttttgttactttaaactcattttatttattttaactcatcaatataaagattaaataatttaaaaatatataagtttttaattagttttaattatatttgattttctttgatattttt
This region of Vitis vinifera cultivar Pinot Noir 40024 chromosome 5, ASM3070453v1 genomic DNA includes:
- the LOC100251652 gene encoding transcription factor MYB7, which translates into the protein MGRAPCCEKMGLKKGRWTEQEDEILRKYIQANGEGCWRSLPKNAGLLRCGKSCRLRWVNYLRDDLKRGNITAEEEDTIVKLHSSWGNRWSLIAGHLPGRTDNEIKNYWNSHLSRRIISFTRPSTESIPSSPPMVKTDGSNKQKGKRKSRSRFSTSKKTAPSIVEMPLRKPGIGAVSEVLAKEKGTILSTITGKVEETGEKMSLESLDSNEGGDRRSQLGVQGSCMESGVSIMDQFEETQSVALSAGEVTTSNVGLYSNEARKTGVLGPFEEQGSEIMCLDNFLEGGVMDPNGAMTPKEKRQNVTISKEIESLEMDPEKVRASEGSESGNWSSNAEIGEWFTPSSMNSGLNFECVGWEWENCVESYELWDGGLDMLSWFWGSGI